A window from Candidatus Desulfatibia profunda encodes these proteins:
- a CDS encoding ParB/RepB/Spo0J family partition protein, which yields MKKEKNTKQADSGSKTTRKRALGRGLDALIPDIEAIENRSKEYFQCDIELIHPNRYQPRLRFPEEELEELARSIKEQGIIQPLIVRKDHNGYELVTGERRLRAAKKAGLSQVPVLVKSLADTEMLLMSIVENVQRQDLNPLEEAEAYYQLITEFDLTQDQAAERIGKSRSAIANFLRLRQLPEPIKASLADGTLTMGHARALLGAETSAQQNAAWRAIVSKGLSVRETEHLVNRLKSERKKPHKPATDSEQRYFLSLAEELSRRFGTQVKIKKHGRKGTVEIKFFSDDDLDRILGLLKKA from the coding sequence ATGAAAAAAGAAAAAAATACCAAGCAAGCCGACTCAGGTTCAAAGACAACCAGGAAAAGAGCGTTGGGCAGGGGCCTCGATGCCCTCATTCCCGATATCGAAGCGATTGAAAACCGTTCAAAAGAATATTTCCAGTGCGATATTGAGCTGATCCATCCAAACCGCTACCAGCCCCGCCTTAGGTTCCCCGAGGAAGAACTGGAAGAGCTGGCCCGCTCCATCAAAGAACAGGGTATTATCCAACCCCTGATTGTGAGAAAAGACCATAACGGTTATGAACTGGTAACCGGTGAAAGACGCCTGCGTGCTGCCAAAAAGGCCGGGCTGAGCCAGGTGCCGGTGCTCGTAAAGTCGCTTGCAGATACAGAGATGCTGCTAATGTCCATCGTCGAAAACGTCCAACGCCAAGACCTGAATCCCCTGGAAGAAGCCGAAGCCTATTATCAATTGATCACCGAATTCGATCTTACCCAAGACCAGGCTGCCGAACGCATCGGTAAAAGTCGGTCTGCCATTGCCAATTTTTTGAGACTCCGGCAGTTGCCCGAGCCTATCAAGGCCAGCCTGGCGGACGGAACCTTGACAATGGGGCATGCCCGGGCTTTGCTGGGCGCTGAAACATCCGCGCAGCAGAACGCAGCCTGGAGAGCCATTGTTTCAAAAGGGCTATCAGTCAGGGAAACCGAACACCTGGTCAATCGTTTGAAATCGGAAAGGAAAAAGCCGCACAAGCCTGCAACCGATTCCGAACAAAGATACTTTTTAAGCCTGGCGGAAGAGCTGTCTCGTCGCTTCGGCACCCAGGTTAAGATCAAAAAACACGGCCGCAAAGGAACGGTGGAAATTAAATTTTTCAGCGATGACGATCTTGATCGTATCCTGGGCCTGTTAAAAAAAGCATAA
- a CDS encoding FAD-dependent oxidoreductase, which produces MKPKRLLIVGGVAGGASCAARARRLSEDAEIIVFERGRHVSFANCGLPYYVGNVITKERSLIIASPQIFKKRFNIDVRTENNVRRIDRKNKTIGVENLKTGEVYQEHYDALVLAPGAAALKPNLEGIDLPGIFTVKTIPDTKKIIDWITTRDVKRAAVVGGGFIGLEMAENLKIRGIDVTIIEMLPQVMATLDPEMATFIHDHLTAKGVSLSLGSPVTGFKSNSAQMIDIMLASGRIVTTDMVILAVGVRPEIQLAKTADLTIGNLGGISVDGQMRTSDENIWAVGDAVEVNHFVTGTRSLALLAGPANRQGRIAADAIMGNASIHPHRFRGAQATSICGVLSLTVAATGVTEKFLKQLNSESERQPYEKIYLHPDHHAGYYPGAKTITIKLIFSPLDGKILGAQAVGTEGVDKRIDVIAMAIQQQGTVFDLEEAELCYAPQYGSAKDPVNLAGMIASNVLRGYSQVVHWEDLNASDAFILDVSEPFEFNRGHVENAVNIPLGQLRQRITELPRNREIWSYCSIGLRSYFALRLLSLLGFKVKNISGGYTMYQAVQKAQRGSTIGLNKM; this is translated from the coding sequence ATGAAGCCAAAAAGGTTGCTGATCGTCGGCGGCGTTGCCGGCGGTGCATCATGCGCCGCCAGGGCACGCAGACTTTCCGAAGATGCTGAAATCATCGTTTTTGAGCGCGGCCGCCATGTATCTTTTGCCAATTGCGGCCTCCCCTATTACGTTGGGAACGTCATTACCAAAGAAAGGTCACTCATTATTGCCTCGCCGCAGATTTTCAAAAAGCGATTTAATATCGACGTGCGGACCGAAAATAACGTTCGCCGGATTGACCGAAAAAACAAAACAATTGGGGTTGAAAATTTGAAAACCGGCGAGGTGTACCAAGAACATTATGATGCCCTGGTACTGGCGCCCGGGGCAGCAGCGTTAAAACCGAATCTGGAAGGTATCGATCTTCCCGGAATTTTTACCGTAAAGACCATCCCGGATACCAAGAAAATCATTGACTGGATAACAACGCGAGATGTAAAGCGGGCCGCAGTTGTCGGCGGCGGATTTATCGGGCTGGAAATGGCCGAAAACCTGAAAATACGGGGAATTGACGTCACCATCATCGAAATGCTGCCGCAGGTCATGGCGACCCTGGACCCTGAAATGGCGACGTTTATCCATGATCATCTCACCGCCAAAGGTGTGTCCTTAAGCTTGGGCAGTCCGGTTACGGGATTTAAATCCAACAGCGCTCAGATGATCGACATCATGCTTGCATCCGGCCGGATCGTTACCACGGACATGGTTATTCTCGCTGTCGGCGTCCGTCCCGAAATCCAGCTTGCCAAGACAGCCGATCTTACTATCGGTAATCTTGGCGGCATCTCGGTTGATGGTCAAATGCGTACCAGTGACGAAAATATCTGGGCAGTCGGTGATGCCGTCGAAGTCAATCATTTTGTCACCGGCACCCGGAGCCTGGCACTGCTTGCCGGTCCGGCCAACCGGCAGGGCCGCATAGCGGCCGATGCCATCATGGGAAACGCTTCCATCCACCCTCATCGGTTTCGGGGGGCGCAGGCCACATCGATTTGCGGCGTCCTCAGCCTGACCGTCGCCGCCACCGGCGTGACCGAAAAATTTCTAAAACAGCTTAACAGTGAAAGTGAACGTCAGCCCTACGAAAAAATCTATCTGCATCCGGATCACCATGCCGGCTATTATCCCGGCGCTAAAACCATCACGATTAAACTGATATTCTCGCCTCTGGACGGAAAGATCTTGGGTGCTCAAGCCGTCGGCACAGAAGGGGTTGATAAACGCATCGATGTCATCGCCATGGCGATTCAGCAGCAGGGAACCGTTTTCGATCTCGAGGAAGCTGAACTGTGCTACGCGCCGCAATACGGTTCGGCCAAGGATCCCGTCAACCTGGCGGGCATGATCGCATCCAACGTTCTGCGCGGGTATTCTCAGGTTGTCCACTGGGAGGATCTTAACGCCTCGGATGCCTTTATTCTTGATGTCAGCGAGCCTTTTGAATTCAATCGAGGCCACGTTGAAAACGCCGTCAACATACCGCTGGGGCAACTGCGACAACGCATCACCGAGTTGCCTCGCAATCGCGAAATCTGGAGCTACTGTTCGATCGGACTGCGCTCCTATTTTGCATTGCGATTACTTTCTCTGCTCGGCTTTAAGGTGAAAAATATTTCCGGCGGGTACACAATGTATCAGGCGGTTCAAAAAGCGCAGAGGGGATCAACAATAGGTTTGAACAAAATGTAG
- a CDS encoding NYN domain-containing protein: protein MSIHIIIDGYNLIRQSRFFSPLDSQDMQLGRETLIDTLAAYKRIKGHKITIVFDGARAPLFSASRDQIKGIKIKFSRSGESADTVIKRMAAREKEKALIVSSDLDVINFASSRGCATITSLRFEEKIAMAAHMDTKKIHRGNEGGRTSTTKKKGPSRRLSKKKRKSMAKIQKL from the coding sequence ATGTCGATTCATATTATCATCGATGGTTATAATTTGATCCGCCAGTCCCGTTTCTTCAGCCCTCTTGACAGTCAGGATATGCAACTCGGTCGTGAGACCCTCATTGACACACTGGCCGCCTACAAAAGAATAAAAGGCCATAAGATTACGATCGTTTTTGACGGAGCCCGCGCGCCTCTCTTTTCCGCATCCAGAGACCAAATCAAGGGAATAAAGATTAAATTTTCTCGCAGCGGGGAATCGGCTGACACCGTCATTAAACGGATGGCCGCCAGAGAAAAGGAAAAAGCCCTGATTGTCAGCTCAGATCTTGATGTTATCAATTTTGCGTCATCCAGAGGGTGTGCCACCATAACCTCTTTAAGGTTTGAAGAAAAGATTGCCATGGCGGCGCATATGGATACAAAGAAAATTCATCGGGGAAATGAAGGCGGCCGGACTTCTACAACCAAAAAGAAAGGCCCCAGCAGGCGGCTTTCCAAAAAAAAGCGCAAGAGCATGGCTAAAATACAAAAACTATAA
- a CDS encoding DUF3842 family protein produces the protein MVSYTKRICVIDGQGGGIGSTVIKKLKELLGETVEIIALGTNAIATAQMLKAKANRGASGENAIVQTAGKVDVIIGTVAIIMAHSMMGEVTPKMAEAVAASPAKKLLIPLSQENVEIVGISYIPLPHLIENLIEEKLKDFCQGPSTGKDCHV, from the coding sequence TTGGTTTCTTACACGAAACGGATTTGCGTCATCGACGGGCAAGGCGGCGGTATCGGCAGCACCGTCATCAAAAAGCTTAAAGAGCTTCTTGGGGAAACCGTCGAAATTATCGCCCTTGGTACGAACGCAATTGCAACGGCTCAAATGCTGAAGGCCAAAGCCAATCGCGGTGCCTCCGGCGAAAATGCGATTGTTCAAACCGCCGGCAAAGTCGATGTCATTATTGGAACCGTCGCTATTATTATGGCGCATTCCATGATGGGGGAAGTAACTCCTAAGATGGCTGAAGCCGTGGCCGCCAGCCCGGCAAAAAAACTGCTCATACCGCTCTCACAGGAAAATGTCGAAATCGTCGGGATATCCTATATCCCACTCCCCCATCTTATTGAAAACCTTATAGAGGAAAAGCTAAAAGACTTTTGCCAAGGACCATCAACAGGAAAAGACTGTCATGTGTGA
- a CDS encoding CooT family nickel-binding protein codes for MCEANAYLIKGDDKILVMEAVDTVEPEEDGIRLISIFGDQKFLKARIHALALVDHNIFLKEL; via the coding sequence ATGTGTGAAGCGAATGCATATCTGATTAAAGGCGACGATAAAATACTGGTTATGGAAGCCGTTGACACGGTTGAACCCGAAGAAGACGGTATTCGGCTGATTAGTATTTTTGGCGACCAGAAATTTCTAAAGGCCCGCATCCATGCACTTGCGCTGGTAGACCATAACATCTTTCTAAAAGAACTGTAA
- the ispH gene encoding 4-hydroxy-3-methylbut-2-enyl diphosphate reductase gives MKILIAKTAGFCMGVRRAVEMVLDAPNKHQNPICTYGPLIHNPQVLNLLKEKGVFILSKIPEHGSGTVLIRAHGVPPKAKEKLKAAGFKVIDATCPRVIKVQTIIYTHAQQGCAAIIIGDKDHPEVVGLSGFAGEKGYVVDNLNDLDALQPFDRAIIVAQTTQNTIFFEKVKNWAGQKYPHYKIFDTICDSTARRQAEVYQLADSVDAIIVAGGFNSGNTQRLAEIARQTGKPTYHIESESELDLEALSSAQSIGITAGASTPNWIINRIYRTLEFLPYTKGKRRRRFLVTIQRALLLTNIYVSIGAGCLCYACTKLLGITNFFPHVLISFLYVQSMHILNNLTGTKADRYNDPERASFYDNNMLLLSLLAIIAGGAGLLTAYSLGLIPFLILLSMSVMGLSYNSKLFPGWFASGKYLRIRDIPGSKTVLIAMAWGIVTALLPSLSGSLNSSLSTAAVFFWSVCLVFVRTAFFDILDMQGDRIVGKATIPLLLGEKRTLRLLKSMLIFVFVFILLSSALHLTSSLGVALAICPIFLLIILSAHERGHMLPGTRLEFLVETHFVLAGIMALIWSAAVG, from the coding sequence ATGAAAATATTAATTGCCAAAACCGCAGGCTTCTGCATGGGCGTCCGCAGAGCCGTTGAAATGGTTCTGGATGCACCGAACAAACACCAAAATCCGATCTGTACCTATGGGCCTCTTATCCACAATCCCCAGGTTTTAAATCTTCTAAAAGAAAAAGGGGTATTTATCCTTTCCAAAATACCGGAGCACGGTTCCGGCACGGTACTTATCAGAGCCCACGGCGTTCCACCCAAGGCCAAAGAGAAGCTTAAAGCAGCCGGTTTTAAGGTCATCGATGCGACCTGTCCGCGTGTCATCAAAGTTCAGACCATCATCTATACGCACGCCCAACAGGGTTGCGCCGCGATCATCATCGGAGATAAAGATCACCCCGAAGTTGTCGGCCTATCAGGCTTTGCCGGGGAAAAAGGATATGTCGTCGATAACCTCAATGACCTCGATGCGCTCCAACCCTTTGACCGGGCGATAATTGTAGCCCAGACCACCCAGAACACGATCTTTTTTGAGAAAGTCAAAAACTGGGCCGGCCAAAAATATCCCCACTATAAAATCTTTGATACCATTTGCGATTCGACGGCCAGACGCCAGGCCGAAGTATACCAGTTGGCCGATTCAGTGGATGCTATCATCGTCGCCGGCGGCTTCAACAGCGGGAACACCCAGCGGCTGGCCGAGATCGCGCGGCAGACCGGAAAACCGACATATCATATCGAATCAGAGTCGGAACTCGATCTAGAAGCACTCTCTTCAGCACAAAGCATCGGCATAACCGCCGGCGCCTCTACGCCCAACTGGATCATCAATCGAATATACAGAACGCTGGAGTTCCTTCCGTATACCAAAGGAAAACGCCGGCGCAGGTTCCTTGTCACCATCCAGCGCGCCCTTCTTTTGACCAATATCTATGTATCCATCGGCGCAGGATGCCTCTGCTATGCTTGTACCAAACTTCTTGGAATTACCAACTTCTTCCCCCATGTGCTCATATCCTTCCTCTATGTTCAGTCCATGCATATCTTGAACAACCTGACAGGCACCAAGGCAGACCGATATAATGACCCGGAGAGGGCCTCGTTTTATGACAACAATATGCTCCTGCTTTCACTGCTTGCCATCATTGCCGGCGGAGCGGGCCTGCTGACCGCCTACAGTTTAGGCCTGATTCCGTTTCTGATTCTATTGTCCATGAGCGTCATGGGGCTTTCCTATAACAGCAAGCTTTTCCCGGGCTGGTTTGCCAGTGGCAAGTACCTGAGAATAAGAGACATACCGGGCTCAAAGACCGTGCTGATTGCAATGGCCTGGGGCATCGTCACCGCGCTTCTGCCTTCGTTGTCAGGATCGCTCAACAGCAGCCTGAGCACGGCAGCCGTTTTTTTCTGGTCGGTCTGCCTGGTCTTTGTGAGAACAGCATTTTTCGACATTCTCGACATGCAGGGCGACCGCATTGTAGGAAAGGCAACGATTCCATTGCTGCTGGGAGAAAAGCGAACCTTGCGCCTCTTGAAATCAATGCTCATTTTCGTTTTTGTTTTCATCCTGCTGTCAAGCGCACTGCATCTGACTTCAAGCTTGGGCGTGGCCCTTGCAATCTGCCCCATCTTTCTTTTGATCATTCTTTCAGCGCACGAACGGGGCCACATGCTTCCCGGTACCCGCCTGGAATTTCTGGTAGAAACCCACTTTGTTCTGGCAGGCATTATGGCGCTGATTTGGTCGGCGGCGGTTGGTTAA
- a CDS encoding rhodanese-like domain-containing protein, giving the protein MNGVRKTILAFVAIAITAAALWFTNRSVTPKVATWEDVRSEAKQGGYQIINTEKLWKRYSKNPDSLLLVDTRQEWEYRTGHIKGAVNFSMEPTWWARWRKAGDLKAFLGANKDRTIVFY; this is encoded by the coding sequence ATGAATGGTGTTAGAAAAACCATTTTGGCCTTTGTGGCTATTGCGATTACAGCCGCAGCGCTCTGGTTCACCAACCGCAGCGTTACTCCGAAGGTGGCGACCTGGGAGGATGTCCGGAGCGAAGCAAAGCAGGGCGGATATCAGATTATCAATACGGAAAAGTTGTGGAAGCGTTACAGTAAAAATCCCGACAGCCTTCTTCTGGTAGACACTCGCCAGGAATGGGAATACCGGACAGGCCACATCAAAGGCGCGGTAAATTTCTCCATGGAACCCACCTGGTGGGCACGGTGGCGCAAGGCAGGCGACCTGAAAGCATTTCTCGGAGCGAACAAGGATCGCACCATTGTGTTTTACTGA
- a CDS encoding winged helix-turn-helix transcriptional regulator, which yields MHMENLQAPAFLAKSLSDENRLRILVCISNGKKSVSAIVEELQLSQPLISHHLKELKRSLLVKVEREGPFIYYELADKRIIDILMNLNKLATDLLTQRKTF from the coding sequence ATGCATATGGAAAACCTTCAAGCACCTGCCTTTTTAGCAAAAAGTTTGAGCGATGAAAACCGTTTGCGAATACTGGTATGCATCAGCAATGGGAAAAAATCGGTCTCGGCAATCGTTGAGGAACTTCAATTGTCTCAGCCGTTGATTTCCCATCATCTTAAAGAGCTGAAACGATCGCTTCTGGTCAAAGTGGAACGGGAGGGACCATTTATATACTATGAATTGGCAGACAAAAGAATCATTGATATTCTTATGAATTTGAATAAGTTAGCCACAGATTTATTGACACAAAGAAAAACTTTTTGA